The Candidatus Ryanbacteria bacterium CG10_big_fil_rev_8_21_14_0_10_43_42 genome has a segment encoding these proteins:
- a CDS encoding CTP synthase, whose amino-acid sequence MNRKFIFVIGGVISGVGKGIAASSIGKILQARGFSVTALKIDPYVNVDAGTMNPTEHGEVFVLQDGDETDQDMGNYERFLDTTLTGLNYMTTGRIYQSVIERERNLEYKGKCVQVVPHIPLEAIARIKKATEKARADIAVIEVGGTVGEYENILFLEAARMMKAAHPDDVAVVMVSYLPTPPKVGEMKTKPTQHATRQAQAAGIQPDVIIARSELPLDKKRREKLATFCNILPRQVIAAPDVNSIYDIPINFEKDKLSDILLLRLRLNPKKRRSNLETWKKFVRRIRSLKNEVRIAVVGKYFNTGDFVLSDSYISVIEAIKYSAIENGKKPVISWLSAVDFEDKSKLRELSKYDGILVPGGFGERGIEGKLNVIEYAREHKIPYFGLCYGMQLLVIEYARNVLGLKGANTAEVNPHAKHLVIDVMPDQKQKIKEGHFGGTMRLGAYPAILKKDTIAEGAYGKRKVEERHRHRYEVNPDYIKRLEKGGLVFSGTSPDGKLMEIAELPREKHPFFLGTQFHPEFQARPLKPHPLFTEFIKAACLPARQAIKREQKKK is encoded by the coding sequence ATCAACCGCAAGTTTATCTTCGTCATCGGAGGCGTCATCTCCGGCGTCGGCAAGGGAATAGCCGCTTCCTCTATAGGGAAGATATTGCAGGCGCGCGGTTTTAGCGTGACCGCCCTCAAGATCGACCCCTACGTGAACGTGGATGCCGGCACCATGAACCCCACCGAACACGGTGAGGTTTTTGTATTGCAGGACGGCGATGAAACGGACCAGGACATGGGGAATTACGAGCGTTTTTTAGATACGACGCTGACCGGCTTAAACTACATGACGACGGGACGCATTTATCAATCGGTCATTGAGAGAGAACGTAATCTTGAATACAAAGGAAAGTGCGTGCAGGTGGTGCCGCACATCCCGCTTGAGGCCATTGCCCGCATCAAGAAAGCCACGGAGAAAGCGCGCGCCGATATCGCGGTGATAGAAGTCGGGGGCACGGTGGGGGAATATGAAAATATCCTCTTTCTTGAAGCGGCGCGCATGATGAAAGCGGCACATCCGGACGATGTGGCCGTGGTGATGGTCAGCTACTTGCCGACTCCGCCGAAAGTGGGGGAGATGAAAACAAAACCGACCCAGCACGCGACGCGCCAAGCGCAGGCGGCGGGCATCCAGCCCGATGTCATCATTGCGCGCAGTGAACTTCCCCTTGATAAAAAACGAAGAGAAAAGTTGGCGACGTTTTGCAATATCCTCCCGCGCCAAGTGATCGCCGCGCCGGACGTGAACAGCATCTATGACATTCCCATCAACTTTGAAAAGGACAAATTGAGCGATATTTTGCTTTTACGTCTGCGCCTCAACCCCAAAAAGAGAAGGTCAAATCTTGAAACCTGGAAGAAATTCGTGCGCAGGATCCGCTCGCTGAAAAATGAGGTCCGCATCGCGGTGGTGGGTAAATATTTCAATACGGGAGACTTCGTGCTTTCCGATTCGTACATTTCGGTCATTGAGGCGATCAAGTATTCCGCGATAGAGAACGGGAAGAAGCCGGTGATCTCGTGGCTTTCCGCGGTGGATTTTGAAGACAAGAGCAAACTGCGCGAACTCTCTAAATATGACGGCATCCTGGTTCCCGGAGGTTTCGGTGAACGAGGCATTGAAGGAAAGTTGAACGTGATAGAGTACGCGCGAGAGCACAAGATCCCCTATTTCGGCCTCTGCTACGGCATGCAGCTTTTGGTCATTGAATACGCGCGCAATGTATTGGGACTGAAAGGCGCCAACACCGCCGAGGTGAACCCGCACGCCAAACATCTCGTCATTGATGTCATGCCCGACCAAAAACAGAAGATCAAAGAAGGTCACTTCGGAGGCACGATGCGGCTCGGCGCGTACCCGGCGATACTGAAAAAAGACACCATCGCAGAGGGTGCCTACGGCAAACGCAAGGTGGAAGAACGTCATCGCCACCGCTACGAAGTAAATCCCGACTATATCAAACGCCTTGAAAAGGGAGGCCTTGTTTTTTCCGGCACCTCACCCGACGGAAAATTGATGGAGATCGCGGAATTGCCCCGCGAGAAGCACCCCTTTTTTCTCGGCACGCAGTTTCACCCGGAATTCCAGGCGCGTCCACTGAAGCCGCACCCACTCTTCACCGAAT